The following DNA comes from Thermosinus carboxydivorans Nor1.
GTTAAGACGGATATGGGCCATTGCCGTCGTATACGCCGTTTTATTTAGCATTATTATTCTTGGCGGCAGCCGGCTCGTTCCGCTGCTGATCCGGGAAATTGAAGCCTTTGGCCGCGATTTTCCTGCCATTGTTGCCCGTGTGGAAGATTTGGCGCAGGCGCTGCAGTGGCAATACCAAAATTCGGTGCTGCCTTACTCCCTCCGTCAGGCCCTGGACAAAACGCTGCTTCTACTGCAAGGCGAAGTGCAGGCTTTCGTCTCTGGTCTGGTCGGCGGCATCATTACTTTGCTCAGCCATTTTATCGGTTTGGCGATTACGCCTATTTTGGCCTTTTATATGCTCCATGACTGGCATGAAATCAAGGAGAGACTGCTGTTTTTACTGCCGCCTTACTGGCGGCATGAAGCAGTAATGATTTTTCGCGACGTGGATAAAGTGTTGGCCGGCGTCATTCGCGGCCAGATTACGGTGGCCATCATTGTAGGACTGCTGGTGAGTCTGGGATTATATTTGCTGAATGTCCGGTATGCGCTGATGATTGGCATTATCGCCGGCCTCCTTGACGTTATTCCTTACTTCGGCGCCTTTATTGGCGCATCGCCGGCCGTGACCCTGGCGCTGCTCGAGTCGCCGTGGCTGGCGCTGAAAGTAGGTATACTTTTTTTGGTCATACATCAGCTTGAAGGCACAGTTATCGGGCCCAAAGTACTGGGCGAAAATGTTGGTCTTCATCCTTTGTCAGTGATTTTCGCTTTATTTGTCGGTGGCGAGCTGGCAGGGCTTGCGGGCATGCTGCTTGGTGTTCCGGTTGCCGCTCTGGCCAAGGTCTTCGGCCGCCATCTGGTTCGCATCTTGGGGTAACCGGACAGGAACCACCAATTATTGACAATAGTACATAAATTATGTATAATGCCTAAAAGATGGGGCTCCCTGAAGCTTTAGTGGAGGATGA
Coding sequences within:
- a CDS encoding AI-2E family transporter gives rise to the protein MVITKRTLRLGIILIALILLGYFLWRVRSGLYPFILAFLLAYLLNPAVCYLENHGLRRIWAIAVVYAVLFSIIILGGSRLVPLLIREIEAFGRDFPAIVARVEDLAQALQWQYQNSVLPYSLRQALDKTLLLLQGEVQAFVSGLVGGIITLLSHFIGLAITPILAFYMLHDWHEIKERLLFLLPPYWRHEAVMIFRDVDKVLAGVIRGQITVAIIVGLLVSLGLYLLNVRYALMIGIIAGLLDVIPYFGAFIGASPAVTLALLESPWLALKVGILFLVIHQLEGTVIGPKVLGENVGLHPLSVIFALFVGGELAGLAGMLLGVPVAALAKVFGRHLVRILG